From candidate division WOR-3 bacterium, a single genomic window includes:
- the rbfA gene encoding 30S ribosome-binding factor RbfA: MPYRIEKIAETIKCAVAEIILTDLQDPMFNFVTITGIKLSNDLRQATLYFYTFAENVNNAVVLAHLNHAANFIRNRLREKVIMRYIPQLDFKLDELVVEEKRLSELLRRIKSSNGV; this comes from the coding sequence ATGCCTTACCGAATTGAAAAAATAGCTGAAACTATAAAATGTGCCGTTGCAGAAATTATTTTGACTGATCTTCAGGACCCGATGTTTAATTTTGTAACCATTACTGGAATTAAATTGAGCAACGATCTTAGACAAGCTACCCTGTATTTCTATACTTTTGCTGAAAATGTAAATAACGCAGTAGTGTTAGCTCATTTAAATCATGCTGCTAATTTTATTAGAAATCGCCTTAGAGAAAAGGTGATTATGCGATATATTCCCCAACTTGATTTTAAGCTTGATGAACTTGTCGTCGAAGAAAAAAGACTTTCGGAACTGTTGCGACGTATAAAAAGTTCTAATGGAGTCTAA
- a CDS encoding MotA/TolQ/ExbB proton channel family protein, whose amino-acid sequence MIHEFQAGGGIMWFLLACIVLALALIIERIYTIFVKMRLNAKTFVTNLIKTIEASGINAGVEMCNKTTSPVARVLKAALEKASGGRALMEDAIIKASASELSFLDRGMNLLGGIITVAPFFGFLGTVTGMIRAFAAVAAVGEVEPTVVASGISEALITTKWGLIIAAPLSIIFILIQSKINSYTRDMETAASTLIDYLAEKFVCTPKQ is encoded by the coding sequence ATGATACATGAATTTCAAGCCGGTGGCGGCATAATGTGGTTTTTATTGGCCTGCATTGTGCTCGCGTTAGCGCTTATTATTGAGCGTATCTACACGATTTTTGTAAAAATGCGTCTTAATGCCAAAACTTTTGTTACAAACCTAATTAAGACCATCGAAGCTAGCGGTATAAATGCAGGAGTTGAAATGTGCAACAAGACTACATCGCCGGTTGCGAGAGTTCTAAAAGCAGCATTAGAAAAAGCCAGTGGTGGTCGAGCGCTGATGGAGGACGCGATAATTAAAGCTTCAGCCAGCGAGCTTTCATTTTTAGATCGCGGTATGAACCTCTTAGGTGGAATTATCACCGTAGCACCGTTTTTCGGGTTTTTAGGAACTGTGACCGGAATGATCCGAGCATTTGCGGCTGTTGCCGCGGTTGGCGAGGTTGAACCTACGGTTGTGGCGAGCGGTATTTCTGAAGCGTTAATTACTACCAAGTGGGGTTTAATTATTGCAGCGCCTCTTTCAATTATCTTTATTTTAATCCAGAGTAAGATTAATTCTTACACTCGAGATATGGAAACCGCCGCATCAACTTTAATTGATTATTTAGCAGAAAAGTTTGTTTGCACTCCTAAACAATAA
- a CDS encoding T9SS type A sorting domain-containing protein produces MRKIWLLAIVIGALLYATNNNLTKVQTVLPNIEDNRTNLGVANVANSNSTELMPIIGRQDVVGYTTYDWQYNGPVYSHCRYCPTTGVEGLHCYWMFSNFNPATDRNQRYNFYDFTTRTWNWPNEGINVYSSRSGFGSFDYDPVTGCGVGLTHQSVGGVLTPVAANDIMPGGGLFQYSNGPSGYQWPAVAVSNNQALHVACVDATSQDSLWYTRCQPWGTWSTPIRIHSEGSAPLFPDHNIAASKTSNKVVILWECSEDPYPERAFYRVSLDGGLTWQPEVQLPFPPSMYGVNPCYHISSLFAMFDNQDNLRIVASVMHYEGTSGYTIPSQIWLYSPQSGNPNPWTLIHHYDADTLNAPVGYNATFACRPSIVQAADGKFYVAWEQFDSLNYEPTTSLARADIWVAEVSNNGQTVTRKGRITDPNTTSKRFPCVGGVKDDTVFVQYVIDSVAGFELYSQGPTTRNPVVLHRFHRNSLPAAIEENSSLLTYTFSLKSISPNPTSSKTTITYSIPARSYVDLTVYDILGRPIKNLVSGTQGPGEATVTWDGRDANGDLVGHGVYFINLSTPTARASSKVIRTN; encoded by the coding sequence ATGAGAAAAATATGGTTGTTAGCAATTGTTATTGGAGCGTTATTATATGCCACAAACAACAATTTAACGAAGGTACAAACGGTACTGCCTAACATTGAAGACAATCGCACTAATTTGGGAGTCGCTAATGTCGCAAATTCTAATTCCACTGAGCTTATGCCAATTATTGGCCGTCAAGATGTAGTCGGATACACGACTTACGACTGGCAATATAATGGGCCGGTTTACTCGCACTGCCGGTATTGTCCCACAACTGGAGTTGAAGGGCTTCATTGTTATTGGATGTTTTCCAATTTTAATCCAGCAACCGATCGTAATCAAAGATATAATTTTTATGATTTTACGACAAGGACTTGGAACTGGCCTAATGAAGGAATTAACGTGTATTCATCTCGAAGCGGTTTTGGAAGCTTTGATTACGACCCAGTTACCGGATGCGGTGTAGGTTTGACTCACCAATCGGTTGGTGGTGTTTTAACACCGGTTGCTGCCAACGATATTATGCCCGGTGGTGGCCTTTTCCAATATTCTAATGGCCCGAGCGGTTATCAATGGCCGGCGGTGGCTGTGAGTAATAACCAGGCACTTCATGTCGCTTGTGTTGATGCAACATCTCAGGATTCTTTATGGTATACTCGTTGTCAACCATGGGGAACTTGGTCAACACCGATTAGGATCCATAGCGAAGGTAGTGCCCCGCTTTTCCCAGATCACAATATTGCCGCCTCAAAAACCTCAAACAAGGTAGTTATTTTGTGGGAGTGTTCGGAGGATCCGTATCCGGAGCGGGCATTCTACCGAGTGTCCCTGGATGGGGGCTTAACCTGGCAACCAGAGGTTCAATTACCATTCCCGCCCTCAATGTATGGTGTCAATCCTTGTTATCATATTTCATCACTGTTTGCAATGTTCGACAATCAAGACAATCTAAGAATTGTGGCCTCAGTAATGCATTATGAGGGGACTTCTGGTTATACAATACCGTCCCAGATTTGGCTTTACAGTCCTCAGTCCGGAAATCCTAATCCCTGGACTCTAATCCACCATTACGACGCCGACACCTTAAATGCCCCGGTAGGATATAATGCAACTTTTGCCTGCCGACCATCAATTGTGCAAGCAGCCGATGGCAAGTTTTATGTCGCCTGGGAACAATTTGATTCCCTTAATTATGAGCCTACAACAAGTCTGGCCCGGGCTGATATCTGGGTTGCCGAGGTTAGCAATAACGGTCAAACCGTAACCCGCAAGGGCCGGATAACCGATCCTAATACTACCTCTAAACGTTTCCCGTGCGTTGGCGGTGTAAAAGATGATACCGTATTTGTTCAATATGTAATTGACTCGGTTGCCGGATTTGAACTTTATAGCCAGGGACCGACAACTCGTAATCCGGTAGTACTCCATCGTTTCCATCGGAATAGTTTACCGGCCGCGATTGAAGAGAATTCGTCGCTACTAACTTATACATTCTCCCTAAAGTCAATCAGTCCTAATCCCACTTCCTCAAAGACTACCATCACCTATTCCATCCCAGCCCGAAGTTATGTTGACCTCACCGTTTATGACATTTTAGGTCGCCCAATTAAGAATCTAGTTTCCGGTACCCAAGGCCCGGGAGAAGCCACGGTAACCTGGGACGGCCGAGATGCTAATGGCGATCTTGTTGGTCATGGGGTCTACTTCATAAATCTAAGCACGCCGACTGCTCGCGCATCATCTAAAGTTATCCGCACCAATTAA
- the ribF gene encoding riboflavin biosynthesis protein RibF, producing the protein MLIYNLAPNKSYPDYFSSIITIGSFDGIHRGHDKIIKETKKLAKQKGKPWGIITFSPTPQVLLYRDFRFLLTTDEEKWIILEKYSPSFVGIIKFTRKIQNLMPEGFFVNYIVKPLRPQLVVVGPDHRFGKNSSGDIKLLKKLEVKYKFTLKILRHYKYHRIPVQSTRIRELLILGNIKRANELLGRYYSLIGTIKAGHGIARKLGFPTINIQIKNKYKLIPPDGVYFIRAGLLNKIYYGVMHIGISPTVSELFRVPKRRKIEVYLLNYRANEKINLYGQKISLEIIDRLREERKFSNTEDLQKQIAKDVSQAYKLIYG; encoded by the coding sequence ATGCTGATCTATAACCTGGCACCCAACAAAAGTTATCCTGATTATTTCTCGTCAATTATTACTATCGGTAGCTTTGATGGAATCCACCGCGGTCACGACAAAATCATCAAAGAAACTAAGAAATTAGCCAAACAAAAAGGCAAGCCCTGGGGCATAATTACCTTTAGCCCAACCCCCCAGGTTCTTTTATACCGAGATTTTCGATTTCTTCTCACGACCGATGAAGAGAAATGGATAATTTTAGAAAAGTATTCTCCTTCGTTCGTAGGAATAATAAAATTTACCCGTAAAATTCAGAATTTAATGCCAGAAGGGTTTTTTGTAAATTATATAGTAAAACCTCTACGGCCCCAACTTGTCGTTGTTGGACCTGATCATCGCTTTGGCAAAAATAGCAGCGGCGACATTAAGCTACTTAAAAAATTAGAAGTAAAATACAAGTTTACTCTAAAAATTCTACGACATTATAAATATCATCGAATCCCAGTACAGTCAACTAGAATTCGCGAGCTTTTAATTTTGGGTAACATCAAACGCGCTAATGAACTTTTAGGCAGATATTATTCGCTAATTGGTACTATCAAGGCTGGCCACGGTATAGCCCGTAAACTAGGATTTCCAACCATTAATATTCAAATTAAAAACAAATACAAGCTTATTCCTCCTGATGGCGTCTATTTTATTAGGGCTGGCCTTCTAAATAAAATCTATTATGGAGTCATGCATATCGGAATATCTCCAACCGTTTCAGAATTATTTAGAGTCCCCAAGCGAAGAAAAATTGAGGTTTACTTATTAAATTACCGGGCAAATGAAAAAATCAACTTGTACGGTCAAAAAATTTCTTTAGAAATAATTGATCGCCTTAGGGAAGAAAGAAAATTTAGTAATACAGAAGACTTACAAAAACAGATAGCAAAAGACGTAAGCCAAGCTTATAAACTGATTTATGGATGA
- a CDS encoding TonB-dependent receptor, whose translation MNKIFVVISILLIILGLNLVFAGETGRIIGRVIDADTKQPLVGVNIIIEGTPLGAATDNNGFYLITNVPAGLHTIVASYVGYEPVRMSDVLVISDQTITVNFTLRSTVIPVGAVEVSAERPLIVRTQAATQRVITKDEFDRLPVASLGAIVNLSAGVVQSPTYGTHLRGGRPDEIVYFVDGIATTDPLYGYSAARINPQATAEVLVISGGFDAEYGEAMSGIVSVVTREGRDNFSLRAKYTSDAFLPEPVNFGYNRAEVSIGGPLPINKMKYFLSGEVFIAEDYAPRKFKLPHQNRQDYKVTTKLTYIPQKLTGLKLTTDGFLSREQWEQYPSEREGSGALNHIGFKYHLDHFLSRQERVRKAGLSVNHMISKNTFYTIRYGYFWDERVIAVRDLEKERALGYTFGWKFWQDYQFKALDAVRADTTERTISGILPGYQQQRNNVVNNPFGVSNLFYGVGDYRYFLFHGSRVHTIKGDLTHNIGKVHEFKTGFELRNNFLFRRYNSLPWDPNPFYDFYNYRPVNLAVFIQDRMDFEDLVVRVGVRLDYLDPKAYKRANPTNIEDPTMVRAQIKYKFSPRLGISFPIGEKAKFRFSYGHFYQTPAYRYLFDNITQLAYSRGNMIIGNPDLRAQQTVAYEVGSEVLLSTVTALDFTAYYKDIYDLIGIRFIPAVPTGYYPICNEEYGNVRGIEIGLIKQLANYWSGRLSYGLSYAKGTASYGYEYYYERYAYGVDPVSGREMEPPKREYTLDFDERHSLKLDLGVDLPADYFIVLARNLKATMLFNYGSGLPYTPREAELRQGLNSGRRTGEKNSLRMPPRWSTDLKLVKGITIGKIKFNLTCDIINLFDTKNIEWVYGYTGRPDDDGNAYTYATRPINPNDDVTLLYSSYHPARDINSNGIVDDYEEYVSYLTAWRDFVNNPMNYGAPRQIRFGIDFEF comes from the coding sequence ATGAACAAAATCTTCGTGGTAATAAGTATATTATTAATAATCTTGGGATTAAATTTAGTCTTTGCGGGCGAAACTGGACGAATTATTGGTCGAGTAATTGATGCTGATACCAAGCAACCCTTAGTGGGAGTAAATATAATAATCGAAGGCACTCCTTTAGGTGCTGCTACTGACAACAACGGTTTTTATTTAATAACTAATGTGCCAGCTGGTCTTCATACAATTGTAGCCAGCTATGTCGGATACGAACCGGTACGGATGAGCGATGTTTTGGTGATTTCGGACCAAACAATAACAGTCAATTTTACTTTGCGTTCAACGGTTATTCCAGTAGGCGCTGTTGAGGTTTCAGCTGAGCGTCCCTTAATCGTCCGAACCCAGGCTGCTACTCAACGGGTAATTACCAAAGACGAATTTGATCGACTACCTGTAGCTTCCTTAGGTGCAATTGTAAATTTATCAGCCGGCGTGGTGCAAAGTCCAACCTATGGTACCCATTTGCGGGGTGGTCGACCTGACGAAATCGTATATTTTGTAGACGGTATCGCAACTACTGATCCATTATATGGCTATTCAGCGGCACGAATTAATCCCCAAGCAACTGCGGAAGTATTAGTGATCTCAGGCGGTTTTGATGCTGAGTATGGCGAAGCGATGTCTGGTATTGTTTCTGTGGTTACCAGAGAAGGACGCGACAATTTTTCCTTAAGAGCCAAATATACTTCCGATGCCTTTTTACCCGAGCCGGTTAATTTTGGGTACAATCGCGCGGAAGTCTCAATTGGCGGACCTCTGCCGATTAACAAAATGAAATATTTTCTTTCTGGCGAAGTCTTTATTGCCGAAGATTACGCACCAAGAAAATTTAAGCTACCTCATCAGAACCGTCAAGACTACAAAGTTACGACAAAGCTTACTTACATTCCCCAAAAACTCACCGGATTGAAGTTAACCACTGATGGATTTCTGTCTCGGGAACAATGGGAACAGTATCCATCAGAACGAGAAGGCTCTGGAGCGTTAAACCACATTGGATTTAAATATCATCTTGATCATTTCTTGTCTCGTCAAGAGCGAGTTCGTAAGGCTGGGCTTTCCGTCAATCATATGATTTCAAAAAACACCTTTTACACGATTCGCTATGGATACTTCTGGGACGAGCGCGTTATTGCGGTTCGTGATTTAGAAAAGGAACGAGCGCTTGGTTATACTTTTGGTTGGAAATTCTGGCAGGATTATCAGTTTAAGGCCCTAGATGCTGTTCGGGCCGATACGACCGAGCGAACAATAAGCGGCATCCTGCCCGGTTATCAGCAGCAGCGTAATAATGTTGTCAACAATCCGTTTGGTGTTAGTAATCTTTTTTATGGTGTCGGCGACTACCGCTATTTCCTTTTCCATGGTTCACGGGTACATACGATAAAAGGCGATTTGACCCACAATATCGGAAAAGTACATGAATTTAAAACCGGTTTCGAATTACGTAACAATTTTCTTTTTAGGCGATATAATTCTTTACCCTGGGATCCTAATCCATTTTATGATTTTTATAATTATCGACCAGTTAATCTGGCAGTTTTTATCCAAGACCGAATGGATTTCGAAGATCTGGTAGTGCGGGTAGGGGTTCGACTAGATTATTTAGATCCTAAAGCCTACAAGCGAGCAAATCCGACCAATATTGAAGATCCGACAATGGTTCGGGCGCAGATAAAATATAAATTTTCACCCAGATTGGGAATTTCCTTCCCCATTGGAGAAAAGGCAAAGTTTCGATTTTCCTACGGTCATTTTTATCAGACACCAGCCTATCGATATTTGTTTGATAACATAACTCAGCTTGCCTATTCTCGTGGTAATATGATAATTGGAAATCCGGATCTCCGAGCTCAGCAGACCGTAGCTTATGAAGTTGGCTCAGAAGTATTACTTTCTACCGTAACCGCATTAGATTTTACCGCGTATTATAAAGATATCTACGACCTTATCGGCATTCGATTTATACCTGCCGTGCCTACCGGGTATTATCCAATCTGTAATGAAGAATACGGAAATGTTCGAGGTATTGAAATCGGCTTAATAAAACAACTTGCCAATTATTGGTCAGGTCGATTGTCTTATGGGCTTTCTTATGCTAAAGGTACCGCCTCTTACGGCTATGAATATTATTATGAACGCTATGCGTACGGAGTTGATCCGGTAAGTGGACGCGAAATGGAACCTCCCAAACGAGAGTATACATTAGATTTTGATGAGCGCCATTCTTTAAAGCTCGATCTTGGTGTCGATTTACCTGCGGATTATTTCATTGTCTTGGCACGAAATCTTAAGGCGACCATGTTATTTAATTATGGTTCCGGACTGCCATATACACCACGCGAAGCTGAATTACGCCAAGGTCTTAATAGTGGCCGGAGAACTGGAGAAAAGAACTCGTTACGAATGCCACCGCGTTGGTCAACTGACCTGAAACTCGTGAAAGGTATCACGATTGGTAAAATTAAATTTAATCTTACCTGCGATATTATTAACTTGTTTGATACAAAAAATATCGAATGGGTTTATGGATATACTGGCCGACCAGACGATGACGGTAACGCTTATACTTATGCCACAAGACCAATCAATCCTAATGATGATGTGACACTACTTTATTCCAGTTATCATCCAGCTCGAGATATCAATTCTAATGGTATTGTTGATGATTATGAGGAATATGTGTCCTACCTAACTGCGTGGCGAGACTTTGTTAATAACCCTATGAACTACGGAGCACCGCGTCAGATCCGGTTTGGAATTGATTTTGAATTTTAG
- a CDS encoding biopolymer transporter ExbD has protein sequence MKRIQRLIRREPEITTASTSDIAFLLIIFFMLTTVFRTEVGLKLTLPKALATERILKRRNVAHVWLDRAGRISINDNLLDLNGVIAVTRGKLDDNPELIMVVRADEEVEYGKVSDILEALREAGALKITFATEFAKR, from the coding sequence GTGAAAAGAATTCAACGTCTTATTCGACGTGAACCAGAAATAACTACAGCCTCGACTTCTGATATTGCTTTTTTGTTAATTATCTTTTTTATGCTCACAACGGTGTTTAGAACCGAAGTCGGCCTTAAGCTTACTTTGCCTAAGGCCTTGGCTACGGAGAGAATTTTAAAACGGCGTAATGTCGCCCATGTATGGCTTGACCGAGCCGGCCGGATTTCGATTAATGATAATCTTTTAGACTTAAATGGGGTGATTGCGGTAACCCGCGGTAAATTAGACGATAATCCGGAACTCATTATGGTGGTTCGAGCTGATGAGGAAGTGGAATATGGCAAGGTTTCAGATATTTTAGAGGCCTTAAGGGAAGCTGGGGCCTTAAAAATTACTTTTGCAACTGAATTTGCTAAGAGGTAG
- a CDS encoding energy transducer TonB, with translation MNRTFDWDSYYGLAVRISTVIALALVNIVFLVLPKEFVYKAYELKKEVATIAEELPPELEKLAEPPPVERPKLPVAAETPEEVEATTIEKTEFQEIIKKPTETDIPIVPFWSVEVKPQPVNIPKPNYPELAKQAGIEGDVVVKALVDVDGRIIDVEIQKSSGNSSLDQAALEAARNAVFTPAKQRDQYVRVWVSIPFKFRLK, from the coding sequence ATGAACCGAACATTTGATTGGGACAGTTATTATGGACTGGCCGTAAGAATCAGCACCGTCATAGCCCTAGCTCTTGTAAATATTGTGTTTTTGGTATTGCCTAAAGAATTTGTATATAAGGCTTACGAACTAAAGAAAGAAGTGGCAACAATTGCTGAAGAGCTACCACCAGAATTAGAAAAACTTGCTGAACCGCCACCGGTGGAACGGCCTAAGCTGCCGGTTGCGGCCGAAACACCTGAAGAGGTAGAGGCAACAACAATCGAAAAAACTGAATTTCAAGAAATAATCAAAAAACCGACTGAAACTGATATTCCGATTGTTCCCTTCTGGTCAGTCGAAGTTAAGCCACAGCCGGTTAATATCCCCAAGCCTAATTACCCAGAGCTAGCCAAACAGGCCGGCATTGAAGGCGATGTGGTTGTTAAGGCCCTGGTCGATGTTGATGGGCGCATAATTGATGTCGAAATTCAAAAGTCCTCTGGGAACTCCTCACTTGATCAAGCAGCACTAGAGGCGGCGCGGAATGCTGTCTTCACGCCAGCGAAACAGCGCGACCAATATGTTCGCGTCTGGGTTTCAATCCCGTTTAAATTCCGCTTAAAATAA
- a CDS encoding biopolymer transporter ExbD, giving the protein MRLRERKEIRTQIPTASMGDIAFLIIIFFMTTSIFSREKGLKIVLPEKGQEVKIKSENILTIAVNPQGEVLIRDQIVDIPSVKGIVEEELQKNPDLVIALKVYRTAKYQTMIRVFDQLKLAKAEKISLVPVKEGS; this is encoded by the coding sequence ATGCGATTGCGAGAACGAAAGGAAATCAGAACTCAGATTCCTACAGCATCGATGGGTGATATTGCGTTCTTAATCATCATTTTCTTTATGACCACCTCGATATTTTCCCGCGAGAAAGGCCTTAAAATAGTTTTGCCCGAGAAAGGGCAAGAAGTTAAAATAAAAAGTGAAAACATTCTAACGATTGCGGTAAATCCTCAAGGCGAAGTTTTGATTCGAGATCAAATTGTCGATATTCCTAGTGTTAAAGGAATTGTTGAAGAGGAGCTACAAAAAAATCCGGACTTAGTAATTGCCCTTAAGGTCTATCGGACGGCAAAGTATCAGACGATGATCAGGGTCTTTGATCAGTTAAAATTGGCTAAAGCCGAAAAAATTAGTTTGGTACCGGTCAAAGAAGGGAGTTAG
- a CDS encoding arginine decarboxylase, pyruvoyl-dependent encodes MILPKRIFLTKGVGRHRDKLSSFEAALRDAGIERFNLVRVSSILPPGCKFIPKTKGLQYLTPGEIVFCVLAENATNEPHRLISASIGVAVPKDPAQYGYLSEYHSFGETEAKAGDYAEDLAATMLATTLGVEFDPNASWDERKEIWKISGKIVRTMNITQTAIGDKRGWWTTVVAAAILIP; translated from the coding sequence ATGATATTACCAAAGCGTATTTTTTTAACAAAAGGTGTTGGCAGACACCGTGATAAACTCTCAAGTTTTGAAGCGGCGCTTCGAGATGCGGGGATCGAACGATTTAATCTTGTTCGGGTATCAAGTATTTTACCCCCGGGATGTAAATTCATTCCGAAAACTAAAGGTTTACAATACCTTACCCCCGGAGAAATAGTATTCTGTGTCTTAGCCGAAAATGCAACTAACGAACCACACAGATTGATTTCAGCGTCGATCGGGGTTGCGGTTCCTAAAGATCCTGCTCAATACGGTTATCTCTCAGAATACCATTCTTTTGGCGAAACCGAGGCCAAGGCTGGAGACTATGCCGAGGACCTCGCGGCAACAATGCTGGCAACTACCTTAGGGGTGGAATTTGATCCGAATGCTAGCTGGGACGAGCGTAAGGAAATCTGGAAAATCTCAGGCAAAATTGTTCGAACTATGAACATAACCCAAACAGCAATTGGCGATAAACGCGGTTGGTGGACTACAGTTGTTGCCGCAGCAATTCTTATTCCTTAA
- the truB gene encoding tRNA pseudouridine(55) synthase TruB codes for MESKISDTIKLTDLDNIKVKLRGILPIIKPSGITSYDCIRRLKQLFKNTKLGHAGTLDPIASGVLLILFNEATKLAPYLLMHDKEYEATFRLGITTDTDDITGQILKVQPVPQLSEDTLKKHLATFLGTQKQSPPKFSAIKIRGRKSYELARKGISVELPQRIITIKSLELVSFAPPLVRIRTLVTKGTYIRALVRDIGEKLNCGACLENLVRTKISSFTIENAIPLNEINYENVINGLIAPFDALPGLPSLILTNHELKKLANGLKIKKPLPYNPNTTIRLTDEKQRVFIIAKYTEETIHPERLIYADL; via the coding sequence ATGGAGTCTAAAATTTCTGACACCATTAAACTCACCGATCTAGATAATATAAAAGTTAAGTTGCGCGGCATTCTACCGATAATTAAACCGTCGGGTATTACCTCTTATGACTGCATTCGTCGCCTTAAGCAACTTTTTAAAAACACCAAATTAGGCCATGCGGGAACATTGGATCCTATTGCGAGTGGTGTACTTTTAATACTCTTTAACGAAGCTACCAAACTCGCACCTTATCTTTTAATGCATGACAAAGAATATGAAGCAACATTTAGGCTTGGAATTACCACCGATACTGACGATATCACCGGTCAAATCTTAAAAGTACAACCGGTGCCGCAATTGAGCGAAGACACTCTTAAAAAACATCTAGCAACTTTTCTCGGAACTCAAAAACAAAGTCCACCTAAATTTTCGGCAATTAAAATTCGGGGACGAAAAAGTTACGAATTGGCCCGCAAGGGAATTAGTGTTGAGTTACCACAACGGATCATAACTATCAAGTCTTTAGAGCTTGTTAGTTTTGCTCCTCCTCTAGTTCGAATAAGAACCTTAGTAACGAAGGGCACGTATATTCGAGCCTTAGTGCGCGATATCGGCGAAAAGTTAAATTGCGGAGCATGTTTAGAGAATCTCGTCCGAACTAAAATCTCTTCTTTCACGATCGAAAATGCAATTCCTTTAAATGAAATAAATTATGAAAATGTCATCAACGGACTAATCGCACCTTTTGATGCATTACCCGGGCTCCCCTCATTAATTTTAACAAACCATGAGTTAAAAAAATTAGCTAATGGCTTAAAAATCAAAAAACCCTTGCCATATAATCCGAATACCACAATTCGGCTTACCGATGAAAAGCAAAGGGTTTTTATTATCGCTAAATACACAGAAGAAACAATCCATCCCGAACGGTTAATTTATGCTGATCTATAA
- a CDS encoding SpoIID/LytB domain-containing protein gives MQRLPFFLLVTLFITFTTYNFCCRRTEIRIRMHEVKEPIIRVAVIWDTDTMYVISDSALLVSNSLQVTKLIRPNTYLLVTVKSDSVILLSLTKKPLLTDKNEILLESQGNIKIGTHLKKLTGYHSKIQVKKNVKHRFYTSSSLTAINILPVEKYLYGVVSCELGLAKEAEFEALKALAVCARSYVYTMLGRRDDFDIYGSYMYDQEYRGVEREYRLAKLAVDATRGEVLKYDNNIAFAQYHACCGGKTANGRYPYLKSIVDAPRHSKHQIPFCSDSPYYRWKVKLSYQAFLDTILYLAGVGYKFYFIPEAIFDKTSERLNYLKFTADKEYKISGDAVRKALNLRSTFFTIKKIGDSLEIDGKGWGHGIGLCQYGALAMARRGYSYRQILGHYYYRTKITKLY, from the coding sequence GTGCAACGATTGCCGTTTTTTTTGTTAGTTACTTTATTTATAACATTTACGACTTATAATTTTTGCTGCCGCCGGACCGAAATTCGAATCAGGATGCACGAAGTTAAAGAACCAATCATTAGAGTTGCTGTAATTTGGGATACTGATACAATGTACGTTATTTCGGATAGCGCGCTGTTGGTATCTAATAGTTTACAGGTAACCAAGTTGATTAGACCAAATACCTATTTATTAGTGACAGTAAAATCTGATAGTGTCATACTTTTATCATTAACTAAAAAACCGCTACTAACCGATAAAAATGAAATCTTATTAGAAAGTCAAGGAAATATAAAAATTGGGACACATTTAAAAAAACTTACAGGTTACCATTCTAAAATTCAAGTAAAGAAAAATGTTAAACACCGATTTTACACAAGCAGTTCGCTCACGGCAATTAATATTTTACCCGTTGAAAAATATCTATATGGCGTTGTTAGCTGCGAGCTTGGGTTAGCTAAAGAGGCTGAGTTTGAGGCCTTAAAGGCTTTAGCGGTTTGCGCCCGAAGCTATGTCTATACCATGCTTGGGCGCCGAGATGATTTTGATATTTATGGGTCATATATGTATGACCAAGAATACCGGGGTGTAGAACGTGAATATCGATTGGCAAAATTAGCGGTTGATGCGACTCGGGGTGAGGTCTTGAAATACGACAACAATATAGCTTTCGCCCAGTACCACGCTTGTTGCGGCGGTAAAACAGCAAATGGACGTTATCCTTATTTGAAATCAATTGTTGACGCACCCAGGCATTCTAAACACCAAATTCCCTTTTGTTCCGATTCGCCTTATTATCGTTGGAAAGTGAAATTAAGTTATCAAGCATTTTTAGATACAATACTCTACTTGGCGGGTGTTGGATATAAGTTTTATTTTATACCCGAAGCAATTTTTGATAAAACAAGTGAGCGACTGAATTATTTAAAGTTTACCGCCGACAAAGAATATAAGATTTCGGGCGACGCCGTACGCAAAGCGCTTAATTTACGTTCAACTTTTTTTACAATTAAAAAAATTGGTGATAGTTTAGAAATCGATGGTAAAGGCTGGGGACACGGCATCGGTTTGTGTCAATATGGCGCATTAGCCATGGCGCGTCGGGGTTATTCGTATCGTCAAATTTTAGGGCACTATTATTATAGAACCAAAATCACCAAGCTTTATTAG